A stretch of the Mycolicibacterium celeriflavum genome encodes the following:
- the glmU gene encoding bifunctional UDP-N-acetylglucosamine diphosphorylase/glucosamine-1-phosphate N-acetyltransferase GlmU encodes MTNHHRDSAVVVLAAGAGTRMRSDTPKVLHTLAGRSMLAHALHAVAEGAPAHLVVVVGMDRERVTDAVERVATELGRTIDTAVQEQQLGTGHAVECGLSALPPEFTGTVVVTAGDVPLLDADTLADLISTHTAGTGAAATVLTTTLPDPTGYGRILRTQDGEVMGIVEQADASPSQRAITEVNAAVYAFDIAALRSALSRLHSDNAQQEQYLTDVIAIVRSDGHAVRAKHVDDSMLVAGVNDRVQLAELGAELNRRIVAAHQRAGVTVVDPATTWVDVDVAIGRDTVVQPGTQLLGGTRIGGRCQIGPDTTLTDVTVGDGATVCRTHGSSSVIGDGATVGPFTYLRPGTVLGVQGKLGAFVETKNSTIGTGTKVPHLTYVGDADIGEHSNIGASSVFVNYDGETKSRTTVGSHVRTGSDTMFIAPVTVGDGAYTGAGTVVRDDVPPGALAVSAGPQRNIEGWVARKRPGSEADKAARRTSAEEPSADDPAKP; translated from the coding sequence ATGACCAACCACCATCGCGATTCCGCCGTCGTGGTCCTTGCCGCCGGCGCCGGTACCCGGATGCGGTCCGACACCCCGAAGGTGCTGCACACCCTGGCCGGGCGCAGCATGCTTGCGCACGCGCTGCACGCGGTCGCCGAGGGGGCACCCGCTCACCTCGTCGTGGTGGTGGGCATGGACCGCGAGCGCGTGACGGACGCGGTCGAGCGGGTGGCCACCGAGCTCGGCCGGACCATCGACACCGCGGTGCAGGAGCAGCAACTGGGCACCGGGCACGCCGTGGAGTGCGGGCTGTCGGCGCTGCCGCCCGAGTTCACGGGCACCGTGGTGGTCACTGCGGGCGACGTGCCCCTGCTGGACGCCGACACGCTCGCCGACCTGATCAGCACGCACACCGCGGGGACGGGCGCCGCGGCGACCGTGCTCACCACCACGCTGCCCGACCCGACGGGCTACGGCCGAATCCTGCGGACCCAGGACGGCGAGGTCATGGGCATCGTCGAGCAGGCCGACGCCAGCCCGTCCCAGCGGGCGATCACCGAGGTGAACGCCGCGGTGTACGCGTTCGACATCGCCGCGCTGCGGTCCGCGTTGAGTCGGCTGCACTCCGACAACGCCCAGCAGGAGCAGTACCTGACCGACGTCATCGCGATCGTCCGGTCCGACGGCCATGCCGTGCGGGCCAAGCATGTCGACGACTCGATGCTGGTCGCCGGAGTCAACGACCGTGTACAGCTGGCCGAGCTGGGGGCCGAGCTGAACCGGCGCATCGTCGCCGCGCACCAGCGGGCCGGTGTGACGGTCGTCGATCCGGCGACCACGTGGGTCGACGTCGACGTAGCGATCGGCCGCGACACCGTCGTGCAGCCGGGCACCCAACTGCTGGGCGGCACCCGGATCGGCGGTCGGTGCCAGATCGGGCCGGACACCACCCTGACCGACGTCACGGTCGGCGACGGCGCGACGGTGTGCCGCACGCACGGCAGCTCGTCGGTGATCGGTGACGGCGCGACGGTCGGACCGTTCACCTACCTGCGGCCGGGCACCGTGCTGGGTGTCCAGGGCAAGCTCGGCGCATTCGTCGAGACCAAGAACTCCACCATCGGCACCGGAACCAAGGTGCCGCACCTGACCTACGTCGGCGACGCCGACATCGGCGAGCACAGCAACATCGGCGCGTCGAGTGTGTTCGTCAACTACGACGGAGAGACCAAGAGCCGCACCACCGTCGGCTCGCACGTCCGCACGGGATCGGACACCATGTTCATCGCCCCGGTCACCGTCGGCGACGGTGCCTACACCGGCGCGGGCACCGTCGTGCGCGACGACGTGCCGCCGGGTGCGTTGGCGGTCTCGGCGGGTCCGCAGCGCAACATCGAGGGCTGGGTGGCGCGAAAGCGGCCGGGATCCGAGGCGGACAAAGCCGCACGTCGGACCTCGGCTGAGGAACCCAGCGCGGACGACCCCGCAAAGCCGTGA
- a CDS encoding TetR/AcrR family transcriptional regulator encodes MTGAERRHQLIDVARSLFAERGYEGTSIEEIAQRANVSKPVVYEHFGGKEGLYAVVVDREMSALLDGITSSLTRMTNNRSRLRIERVALALLTYVDERTDGFRILIRDSPAAITSGSTYSTLLNEAVNQVSSILAGDFSRRGLDPEMAPLYAQALVGSVSMTAQWWLDVREPKKEVVAAHLVNLCWNGLMHLENDPPLLED; translated from the coding sequence ATGACCGGCGCCGAGCGGCGCCATCAGCTCATCGACGTCGCCCGGTCGCTGTTCGCCGAGCGGGGCTACGAGGGCACCTCGATCGAGGAGATCGCCCAGCGCGCGAACGTCTCCAAGCCCGTCGTCTACGAGCATTTCGGCGGTAAGGAAGGGCTGTACGCGGTGGTGGTCGACCGCGAGATGTCGGCCCTGCTCGACGGGATCACGTCGTCGTTGACCAGGATGACCAACAACCGCTCCCGGCTGCGCATCGAACGCGTCGCGCTGGCGCTGCTGACCTACGTCGACGAGCGCACCGACGGGTTCCGCATCCTGATCCGCGATTCCCCGGCGGCGATCACGTCGGGCAGCACCTACTCGACGCTGCTCAACGAGGCGGTCAATCAGGTGTCGTCGATCCTGGCCGGGGATTTCTCCCGCCGCGGGCTGGACCCGGAGATGGCACCGCTGTACGCCCAGGCGTTGGTCGGGTCGGTGTCGATGACCGCGCAGTGGTGGCTCGACGTGCGCGAGCCGAAGAAGGAAGTGGTGGCCGCGCATCTGGTCAACCTGTGCTGGAACGGCCTGATGCATCTGGAGAACGACCCGCCGCTGCTTGAGGACTGA